In the Cellulomonas sp. C5510 genome, CGTTGGACACCGTGCGCACGGACACCTGCGCGTGCTCGGCGACGTCCCGCAGTGTCGCGGCCATGGCACCCCCTCGTCGGTCGAGGCCCAGCATAGGGGCTTGCCATCGTGTGCAAAGCCGCGCTAGTTTGCACACGTTGGCAAAGAGGTGCGGAGCCGCCGCACCCCTGCTCGCACGAGGGAGTGCCGATGCACCCGACCCACCGCCGCCCGCGGACCGCCCCCGCGGCCCGGACGCGCCCCCGCCCGTTCGCGATCGCCGCGGGCCTGCTCGCCGCCACCACCGTCCTCGCCGCCTGCGGGCCGTCCATCTCGGGCGGGTCCGACGACGGCGCCGGCGGGTCAGGCACCACGTCCGCCGACCCGGACCGCCTCCAGGCACCCACGGGCAGCCCGAGCGGGGAGATCACCATCTGGGACCGCTCCGGCGACCTGTTCGAGGTCTTCGACGCCGTCATCGACGACTTCAACACGGTGTACCCGGACGTCGTGGTCCACCACGAGGCCGTCGACATCGACGCGAAGCTCCAGAACACGCTCATCACCGAGACGGACGTCCCCGACGGGGTGTTCCTCGACGACGCCAAGGTCGCCGGGTACGCCGACTACCTCTGGGACCTCGGCGACGTGCTCGCACCGTACGTCGACGACATCGCGCCGCAGAAGGTCGACGTGAACTCGCTCGACGGCGGCATCTACGGAGTGCCGTTCGACCTCGACCCCGGCCTGCTGTTCTACAACGCGACCGCGCTCGAGGCCGCCGGGGTCGACGCCACGCAGATCGAGACCTACGACGACCTGCTCGACGCCGCGCGGCAGTACCAGGAGGCCGTGCCGGACTCCAAGCCCATCCACCTGGAGCAGAGCGCGTTCCTCGGGCAGCTCCAGCTCGAGATGTACGCGAGCCAGCTCGGCACGTCGATCGCGGACGAGAACGGGGAGCTCCGGCTCGACTCCGACGCCTACCGGCAGATCCTCGGGTGGCTCGACACCGTGCAGTCCGAGGGGCTGGGCACTCGGGCCGAGTACCTGTCCCCGAGCGACGTCGGCCCGCTCGAGGACGGCCGCCAGGTGTTCTACCCGTGGGCCATCTGGTTCTCGTTCGCCCCGGAGCAGCAGCTCACCCAGACCACCGGTGACTGGCGCGCCATGCCGCTGCCGGCCTGGGAGGAGGGCGGTGCCCGCTCCGGCGCGATGGGCGGCTCGTCGTTCGTGCTGCCGAAGGCGGGGGAGAACGCCGACCTCGCGTGGCTGTTCTACGAGTTCCTCATGTACGACGAGGCCGGGTACTCCGCGGTGTGGGGCCCGAACGACACCTACCCGAACGGGCTGGCCACGTCGATCCCCGCGTACCTGCCGGCCGCCGACCCGTCCGCGCCGCTGTTCGGCCCGGTGGCGGGCCTGGGCGACCAGGACCTGTGGACCACGGCCGTCGAGGCCGGCGCGCAGATCCCCGGCGGCGCCCCGACACCGTCGTGGTGGGCCGGCGCCGTCGACTACCTCGGCACCGACGTGCAGCGGATGCTCGACGGCGAGCTCACGCCCGACCAGGTGATCGAGCAGGCGACCGCCGACATCCAGAGCAACCTCGTGGACCGGCAGTGACCGCTGCCGCCGTCGCGACGGCCCGGGGCAGGCGCCGCCCGCACCTGCCCCGGGCCGTGGCCCCGTACGTCTTCGTCCTGCCGTTCGTCGCGCTGTTCGTCGCGTTCAGCGTCTACCCGATGGTGTTCACGCTGCGGCTGTCCTTCACGAGCTGGCGCGGCTCCGGCGCCGCCGAGTGGGTGGGCCTGGGCAACTACACCTACTTGCTCGGCAACGACGCGTTCTGGTCGTCGCTCGGCAACTCCGCGGTGCTGTGGCTGCTGATCGTCCCGGTGCAGATGGTGCTGGCGCTGGTCGTCGCGGTGCTGCTGGACAACGCCAAGGTGCGGATGCGCGGGTTCTACCGGATCGCGTTCCTCGTGCCGTTCGTGACGCCGCTCGTCGCGGTCGCGCAGATCTGGGTCGTCGTGTTCGACCGGGACTACGGCGCCGTCAACGGGCTGCTGAACCTCGTCGGCCTGCCGGACGTCGGCTGGCTGACCACGACCGCCTGGGCGAAGCCGACGCTCGCCCTGCTGTTCCTGTGGAAGACCACCGGGTTCATCGTGATCATCCTGCTGTCCGGGCTGCAGTCCATCGACCGCAGCGTCTACGAGGCCGCGTCCATCGACGGCGCCTCGCCCCGCCGGCAGCTCTGGAGCATCACGGTCCCGCTGGTGCGCCGCACGCTGATGTTCTCCGTGGTGCTGCAGACGCTCGCGGTGTTCCAGATGTTCGCCGAGCCGTACGTCGTCACCGACGGCGGGCCGTACGGGTCCACCACCACGGCCGGCCTGCACCTGTACGACCACATCACCCGCGCCGACCTCGGCACGGGCGCGGCCAACTCGTTCCTGCTCGTGATCGTCGTCATGGCGCTGTCGCTGCTGTTCGTGCGGCTGCTCCGGTCGGAGGACTGATGACCGCCCCCGTCTCCGCGCACACCGCGCCGGCCGCCGCCCTGCCGCGCCGCGCCGCTCCGGTCGGCCCGTCCCGTCGCGACGGCGGACGTCGCGCCCGCCGGGAGCTCGCCGGCACCCTCGGGTCGCAGGCGTTCCTGCTGGTGCTCGCGCTCGCCTTCCTCGCGCCGGTCGTCTGGGCGCTGGTCTCGGCGTTCAAGCCGGCCACGCAGATCATCAGCGACCCGCTCGGCGTCGACCCGTCGGCGTTCACGGTCGAGAACTTCCGGCGCATGTTCACGGACGTGCCGATCGGCCGGGGGTTCCTCAACACGGCCGTCGTGCTGGTGGTGAAGGGCTCGATCACGCTGTTCTGCGCGCCGCTCGCCGCCTACGCGTTCGCGAAGTACACGTTCCGCGGCCGGGACCTGCTGTTCGGCACCGTGCTCATCACGCTCATGCTCCCGACGATCGTCCTGATCATCCCGCTGCTGCTGGAGATGAAGGAGCTCGGCTGGGTCAACACGTACCAGGCGCTGATCCTGCCGGGAGCGGTCGACGCGTTCGCCATCTTCTGGATGCGCCAGGTGATCGCCGCCGTCCCGGACGAGCTGCTGGACGCCGCGCGCGTCGACGGGGCCACCGAGTTCGGCATCTTCTGGCGGATCGTGCTGCCCGTCATCCGGCCGGCGCTCGCGGGCCTGGCGGTGCTCACCGTCATGAACATCTACAACGACTTCGTCTGGCCGGTCGTCGCCGCGTCGTCCTCCCGGATGGCCACGCTCCAGGTCGTGCTGTCGACGCTCGCGCAGAACATCACCGGCAACCGCATCGGCGCCGACTACGCCACCGTCACCGGCGAGCTGCTGGCCGCCGCGTCGATCGCGCTGATCCCGCTCCTGCTGATCTTCGTCGCCCTCCAGCGGCACTTCATCAACGGCATCCTCGCCGGAAGCGTCAAGGGCTGACCCCGCTCTCCTCTCCCGACCCTGTCGAAAGGCTCCACCCGATGTCTGCTGCCCTGCCGCGCGCCGCGTCCGTCCCGCGCCCGGAGTACCCGCGGCCCGACCGCGACCGGTCCGACCGCTGGGTCCCCCTCAACGGCACCTGGGAGCTGGACGTGCCCGACGGCACCGTCCCGGTCGTCGTGCCGTTCGCGTGGGAGACGGCCGCGTCCGGCGTCGCCCGCACGTGGCTGGAGCGCGCCACGTACCGCCGGACGCTGAGCGTGCCTGCCGCGTGGGCCGGGTCGCGCGCGGTGCTCTGCTTCGGCGCCGTGCACCACCGCGCGGTGGTCCGGGTCGACGGGGTGGCGGTCGCCGAGCACGTCGGCGGGCACACGCCGTTCGAGGTCGACCTGACCGGCGTCCTCGCCGCGGGGTCGACCGGCGTGCTGGAGGTCGAGGTGGAGGCGCCCGCCGACAAGCGCTCGATCCCGCACGGCAAGCAGCGCTCGATCCCGCGCGACGACTACGACGGGGTGTCGTTCACGCCGACGTCCGGCATCTGGCAGAGCGTCTGGCTGGAGGCCCGCGGCCGCACCCACGCCGCGTCCGTCGCGGTGCGCGGCGACTCGCTCACCGGGTTCGACGTCACCGTCACCGTCGCGGGCGACGCCCCGGCCGGCGCGCGGGTGTCCGTCGAGGTGGCCGAGGGCTCCGCGGGGCGCGAGGGCGTCGACCTCGTGGCCGACGCGGGCGGCATCGCCCGCGGACGTGTCGAGCCGGCCGACCCCCGGCTGTGGAGCCCCGCCGACCCGCACCTGTACGTCCTCGCGGTCACCACCCGCGCCGACGGCGCGCCCGAGGCGGACGCCGACACCGTCCGGGTGACCGCGGGCCTGCGCCGCGTCGAGGTCCGGGGCGAGCACCTGCTGCTCAACGGCGAGCGGCTCTACGTCACCGGCGTCCTCGACCAGGGCTACTGGCCGCGCACCGGCCCGACCGCCCCCGACGAGGCCGCGCTGCTCGCCGACCTCGAGCTCGCCCGCGACCTCGGGTACACGCTCGTGCGCAAGCACATCAAGCTCGAGGACCCCCGCTGGCTGGACGCCGCCGACCGGATGGGGATGCTCGTCTGGGCGGAGCCGCCGGCGCCCAGCCGGTTCAGCGACGCCGCCGCCGCCGCGTTCGAGGCGCAGCTCGCGCCGATGGTCGAGCGCGACGGCAACCACCCGTCCGTCGTCATCTGGGGGCTGTACAACGAGGAGTGGGGGCTCGACTGGGACATCCCCGGCTCCCCGGCGCGCGCGGAGGCGGCGGCCCGCGCCTACGACCTGATGCGCACGCTCGACGACACCCGGCCCGTGGTCGAGAACTCCGGCTGGTCGCACGTGCGCACCGACCTCGTCGACTGGCACTACTACGACGAGGACCCCGCCGCGTGGGCGGCGAACCTCGCGGCGCTCGCGGACGGCAGCCGCGAGGACTTCCCCGTGAAGCTCGGGCCGGACTTCGTGGTCGACAAGTCGCTGTACGGGTCGGCGGCGTTCCCCCGCGGGGGCGTGCCGGTGCTCAACAGCGAGTACGGCGCCGGGTTCACGTCGCTGGAGCGCGGGTGGCACCTGCGGTGGCAGACCCAGGAGCTGCGCCGCCACGACCGGTTCGCCGGCTACGTCTACACCGAGCTCACCGACGTGGAGCACGAGATGGCCGGCCTGCGGGACGCCGACCGCCGCCCCAAGGACCTCGGCGGCGTCGACCCCCGCGACGTCAACGCGCCCACCACCCTCGTGATCGACCTGGTGCCCGCCCACGCCGGCGCCGACATCCCCGTGCCGGACGCGCCCCTTGCGCTCGACGTGCACGTGTCGCACCACGGGCCGTCGCCCGTGCTGGGGCGGGTGCGCGCCGCCTGGGTACCGGCCGGGACGCCGTTCGGTGCCGAGCCGGTGCCCGCGCAGGCGGAGTCCGAGCCGGTGAAGGCCGAGCCCTGGGAGCTCAGCGCGGCCGTGCGCGTCACCGTGCCGGCCCCTGGCGACGCGCCGGCCGCGCGGCTGCACCTGTGGCTGGAGGACGAGGACGGGCAGGTACGCGCCCGCGCGTACGTCGACGCGGCGCCGGTCGAGGCGCCGAACCGCCGCGGGGCGCGCACCGGCGGGTGACCGCCGCCGGCTGAGCGCCGCGCCCTCGGCGCGACCTCTCACGACCGGTGGGAGGTCGCGCCGGGGGCTCCGCCGTCCCTGGCTACGGTCCGGCGGGTGGCCTTCCCCCTCGACGACCCCGACGCCGCCATCGAACGTGTCCAGGCCGGCGTCCGGGCCGCGCAGGAGCGCGCCGCCTTGGAGGTGGCCGTCGCCGTCGCCGCACGGCTGCTCGAGATGTCGCCGACCGATGCCCGGCGCCACTCCCGGCCGGTGCCAGAGGTCGATGCGTACTACTTCTGGCAGCCCGTGCGTGGGGGAGGACAGCTGCTGGTGCACCGGGACGGTTCGCTGCTGTTCGGCGCATCGGTGCTGACCTTCGACCAGATGGTGTCCGCTTCGGCCGAGGGTCGGCGGACCGACCCGTCCGCCTGGGAGTGAACGGCCGGACTCGACGAGCGATCAGGGGCCGGGGGCGGCGTGGTGTGCATGCCCTGACCGGGGCTTCTTCAGGGAGCTCCGCCACGGGGACCCTGAGGCCCCGAGCGTCCGGCAGTGCGTCGGCCGACGCCGGTGCAGAGCTGCCCGTTCTCCGCAGCAGTCCGAACGTGACCCAGATCGTGCGGATCGATTCCCTGACCGGCGACGAAGTGGTGATCCACCCGTGACCTCATCCGACTCCAACACACTGAGCGAAGCCGTTGTGGCTTACCTCGGGTACAGGCGTGAGCGTTCCCCGCGGGCCGATGCAGAAGCTGCCGACGCGGCCGCGGTCCGGAACGGGAGCCCCTCCAGGACATCCGCCGTCGAGCAGATGGTCGCCGAGTCGCTCGCCGTCCCCGTGGATTGGTCGCGCACCAGCCTGGGAGACGCAGGACGGCAGGTCGCCGCCGAGATGAAGCGTCGCCACCCGGGTCTCTCGGACCTCGCGGCCGACGCACTGGGATGGAACTTCACGTTCCAGTGGCGCTGAGCGGTGTGGACGAGCGCCGTGCCGTCACCACAGGGAAGGGATCCTGGCCCGGTCTCCCGGAAAAGATGGATGTGAGGGCCTCCGCGTCCGGTCAGGCGTCCGCGCGCTGCCGCACCGGGCCGGTGCTGCCCCGCACCACGAACGCGACCGGCGGCAGCAGCGGCTCCTCCGGCTCCCGGCCCTCCACGACGGCCACGAGGGTGCGCGCGCACTCGCGGCCCCAGGTGATGACCTCCTGCCGCACGGTGGTGAGCGGGGGGACGACGTACTCGGCGAGCGGCACGTCGTCGAACCCGACCACCGAGAGGTCGTCGGGCACGCGGACGCCGCGGTCGGTGGCGACGGAGATCCCGGCGATCGCCATGAGGTCGTTGGCGTAGACGATCGCCGTCGGGGGGTGGGGGAGGTCGAGCAGCTCGTGCGTCGCGCGCGCCCCGGACGCCCCGGAGAAGTCGGCGGTGACGACGAGGCCGGCGTCCAGCCCGAGCTCGGCCATCTCGGCGGCCCAGCCGCGCCGGCGCACCTCGGAGTGGACGTAGCCGTCGGCGCCGGCGACGTGCGCGATCCGGCGGTGGCCGAGCGCGTAGAGGTGGCGGACGGCGCGGCGGACGCCGGCCTCGTCGTCGACGCTCAGGGGGCGCGGCCGGCCCTCGACGGGCGCGGCGGGTCCGACCAGGACGTACGGCACGCCCAGCCGGTCGAGGGTCTCGGGCCGCTCGTCGTCGGTGCGCAGGTCGGTGAGGAACACGCCGTCGACCCGGGACTCGCGGGCGAACTGGTGGTAGGCGGCGCTCTCGGACTCCTCGCCGTCGACCACCTGGAGCATGAGGGCGTAGCCGCACGCCGACAGGGCGCTCTCGACGCCGGCGACGAAGTGCGGGAAGAACGGGTCGGTGCTGAGCAGCTCGGGCTCGCGGCGGATGACGAGGCCGAGGGCCTGCGCGCGGCTGCGGGACAGCGCCCGGGCCCGTGAGTCGGGCCGCCAGTCGAGCTCGCGGGCGGCCTCGAGGATGCGGGTGCGCGCCGCCTCGCTGACGCCGGGGCGGCCGTTGAAGACGAACGACACGGCGCTCTTGGAGACCCCGGCGCGCTCGGCGACGTCGCCGATGGTCGCGCGGCGCCCCCGGGGCTCCGGCTTGGTCGCGCGAGGCGCCGGGGTATCGGTCGCGGCCTCGGCGCCTGGTGCGGGTTCTGCGTCCACCGCGGCATCGTAGCGCACCAGTTCCTCACCGGTTTAGTAAACAGAAGCGTCCGTTTCGCGCCGATCGCCCCAGCTTGGCCGCTCCGAAGCCGATGGTTGACCGCTCGCGTTCAAACCGGTTTACTAGCGCCAGCCCGGTCACGACGGACCGGCGCTCCGGCCGCGTCGAGGCGCCCGGAGCACGGGGGGACCACGGGTCCCGGGAAGCGAGGAGCGACGCGATGAAGCGTGGCGCACGAATGGCAGTGCTGACGGCGGCCGCAGCGGTGGTGGTGCTCCCGCTGGCGGCGTGCGGATCGGGCGGCGGCGACGACCAGGGGGCGGGCTCGGGGACGGGCGCGGGGCCGATCGACATCTGGTACTCCACCAACGAGCAGGAGATCGCCTGGGGCGAGCAGGTCGTCGAGGCCTGGAACGCCGACCACCCCGACGAGCAGGTGACCGCCCAGGCGATCCCCGCCGGCAGCTCCTCGGAGGACGTCATCTCGGCGTCGATCACCGCCGGCAACACGCCGTGCCTGGTGTTCAACACGGCGCCCTCGGCGGTCCCGGCCTTCCAGAAGCAGGGCGGCCTCGTCGACCTGTCGACGACGTTCGACGACGCCGAGGACTACATCACCGGCCGGTCCGGGACGGCGGCCGACGGCTTCCGCAGCGCGGACGGGGACCTCTACCAGCTCCCCTGGAAGACGAACCCGTTCATGCTCTACTACAACAAGACGGTGTTCGAGGCCGCGGGCCTGGACGCCGAGGACCCGCAGCTCGAGACGTACGACGACCTGCTGGCGGCCGCGAAGGCGATCAAGGAGTCGGGTGCCGCGGACTACGCGATCTACCCGCCGGCCACCGCGGACTACACGAACGTCAACTTCGACTTCTACCCGTTCTTCCTGGCCAACTCGGGCGGGACGCAGCTGATCGAGGACGGCCAGGCGACCTTCGCGAGCGACGAGGCCCTGGAGACGCTGGAGCTCTGGCAGACGCTGTACGCCGAGGGCTACGCGTCCGCCGAGGCGTACAGCGGCGACATGTGGGCCGGGCCGTTCGCGGACGGCGTCGCGGCCATGGGCATCGCCGGGCCGTGGGGCGCCGGGCAGTTCGACGGCAAGGTCGAGTACGGCACGGTGCCGATCCCGACGCACGACGGCACGCCGGCGGACCAGACGTCGACGTTCGCGGACTCCAAGAACGTCGGCCTGTACTCCTCCTGCGAGAACCAGCAGACCGCGTGGGAGTTCCTCAAGTTCGCGACGGACGACGAGAACGACCTCGCGCTGCTCGAGACCACCGGCCAGTTCCCGACGCGCACGGACGTGCCGGAGCTCGCCGCTGACTTCCTCGCGGAGAAGCCGTTCTTCCAGTCCTTCGCGGCCGCCGTGCCGCTCGCCGTGGACGTGCCCACCGTCGACGGCCTCGCGGAGAAGATGCAGGTGTTCCGCGACGCGTGGGGCGAGGCGGTCCAGTCCGGCTCCGGCGACCTGTCCGGCGTGTTCGGCCAGGCCGCCACGACCGTCGACGGCCTCTCCGGCTGACCTCCGGCGGATCTGACATGACCACTCTCCGCGACGACGCCGTGCTGTCGCCGGTCCGGACCACGGGCAGCCGTGGTCCGGGCCGGGGCCGCCCGGCCCGGGGCCGGCGCCTGCAGCGCTGGCTCGGTGAGCACCCGCTCGGGGCCCTGCTCAGCGCCCCGTACACGGCGTTCGTCGTCGTGGTGTTCCTGGTGCCGTTCGGGTTCGGCGTCTGGATGTCGGTGCACGACTTCTTCTTCACCGCGCCCGGCGTCCAGGTGCCGCACCCGTTCGTGGGCCTGGACAACTTCCGGCAGGTGCTGGCCGACCCGGCGGTGCGCCAGGCGTTCGGCAACCTGCTCGTGTTCCTCGTCATCAACGTGCCGCTGACGGTCGTCCTCGGCCTGCTGCTGTCGACCGCGCTGGACGCCTCGACGCGGTGGAAGGGGTTCTTCCGGGTCGCGTACTACGTCCCGTACGTCACGGCCTCCGTGGCGACGCTCGCGTCGTGGATCTTCCTGTTCAGCGGCAACGGGGTCGTCAACCGGTTGCTCGGCAGCCTCGCGCCGGACCCGACGTGGCTCGCGAACGCCGGCCTCATCATGCCGCTCATCGCGGTGTACGTGACCTGGAAGAACCTCGGGTTCTACGTGCTGCTGTACCTCGCGGGGCTGCAGAACGTGCCGCGCGAGCTGCACGAGGCGGCGGAGGTGGACGGCGCCGGGGCGTGGCGGCGGTTCCGGTCCGTCACGCTGCCCGGCGTCCGACCGGTGACCTCGCTGGTGGTGCTGCTGTCGATCATCACGACCGGGCAGATCTTCACCGAGCCGTACCTGCTGACCGGCGGCGGGCCGAACGGGGCGTCCATGACCCCCGCCCTGCTCATGTACCAGAAGGGCATCCAGCAGGGGCAGCCCGACGTCGCCGCGGCCATCGGCATGATCCTCGTGCTCGCCGTGATGGTCGTCTCGCTCGTCTCCCGCCGGCTCACGGAGAGGAAGGGCTGATGGCGACCACCACGCCCACCACGGCCGCCACGACCACCGGGCGGGCCGCCGCGGACGAGCGGGGCCGCGTGCGCCGCCGCGTGCTGGCGGTCAGCCGGTTCGTCGTGCTGGCGATCGGGGCGTTCCTCGCGCTCGTCCCGTTCTACTCGATGGTCATCGGCGCGCTGCAGGACGAGCGGGACACGAGCCTGCTGGGGATGCTGCCGCTGCCGGGCAACCTGACGCTCGACAACTTCGCGGGCGTCAACCGGTCGATCGACCTGCTGCAGTCGCTGCTCAACTCGCTGATCATGACCGCCGGCGTCGTGGGGTGCACCCTCGTGCTCGGGCTCATGGTCGGGTACGCCCTGTCCGTGCTGTCGTTCCGCGGCCAGGGGCTCGTGTTCGCCCTGGTGCTGCTGGTGCAGGCGATCCCGTTCCAGCTGCTCATGGTGCCGCTGTACGTGATGGTCGTCCGGTACTTCGGCCTCGCGGACAGCTACCTCGGGATGATCCTGCCGTTCGCGGTCAACTCGGTGGCCGTGCTGATCTTCCGGCAGTACTTCCTGCAGATCCCGCGGGACGTGTTCGACGCGGCCCGCATCGACGGGGCCCGCGAGCTGCGCATCATGACGTCCATCGCCGTCCCGCTGGTCCGCCCCGCGATCCTCACGGCGATGCTCGTGACCTTCATCGGACCGTGGAACGAGTTCCTCTGGCCGTTCCTGGTGACGAAGGACGCGTCGATGCAGCCGCTCGCCGTCAGCCTCGCGAACTTCTCGCAGGCGAACTCCACGTTCCAGGCCAACCCGATGGGCGCGGTCCTCGCGGGGGCCTGCGTGCTCGCGGTGCCGGCCGTCGTCCTGTTCCTGCTGTTCCAGCGGCACTTCACGTCCGCGAACCTCGGCTCGGCCGTCAAGGGCTGAGCCCGCCCGACGCCGCCGGCACGTCCCGCCCGCACGTCTGCACGCCCGCACCAGGGCCATCGCCGTCCTCGGCGTGCGCCCACAACCTCAAGGCAAGGTCATGACCCAGGTGAACCCGACCGCATCCGTCCAGACGGTGCCCTACGCGCTGCGCCGCATCGGCACGATCATGGAGCCCGAGCCCGGCAACCCGCTCGAGGTGGAGGGCGTGCTCAACCCCGGCACCGCCCGGGGCCCGGACGGCGAGCTGTACCTGTTCCCCCGGATGGTCGCGGAGGGCAACGTCTCCCGGATCGGCCGGGCCCGCGTCGTCGTCACCGACGGCGTCCCGACCGGCGTCGAGCGGCAGGGTGTGGTCCTGGCCCCGGACGAGCAGTGGGAGCACGGCACCCGGAACGCCGGCGTCGAGGACCCGCGCATCACGTTCGTGGAGCCGCTCGGGCTGCACGTGATGACGTACGTCGCGTACGGGCCGCTGGGGCCGCGTCCCGCGCTCGCGGTCTCCGAGGACACCGTGGCGTGGCGGCGGCTCGGTCCGCTGCGGTTCGGGTACCAGCCCGAGCTCGGCACGGACCTCAACCTGTTCGCGAACAAGGACGTCGTGTTCTTCCCCGAGGCCGTGCCCGGCCCGGACGGCCGCCCGGCGCTCGCGCTGCTGCACCGCCCGATGTGGGACCTGGACTGGCTGCGTCCCGGTGAGGGCGCGCCCGCCCCGCGTGGCGTCGAGGACGACCGGCCGTCGATTTGGATCGGCTTCGTCGACCTCGACGCGGTCCGGCGCGACCTCGCCGCGCTGACGTCGGTGACCCACGCGTCGATGATCGCGGCGCCGGAGATGCCGTACGAGGAGTCGAAGATCGGCGGCGGTCCCGCGCCGATCCGGGTGCCGGAGGGCTGGCTGGTGCTGCACCACGGCGTCACGGGCGCCGACGTCAAGGGGTTCGAGCTCGCCTACGGCGCGCGGTACACCGCCGGCGCGATGCTGCTGGACGCCGCCGACCCGCGGCGCATCCTGGCCCGGACGGCCGAGCCGCTGCTGGTCCCCGAGACCGATGACGAGCTGGAGGGCACCCTCGGCAACGTCGTGTTCCCCACGGCGGTCGAGCAGGTCGGCGGGCGCCGGTTCGTGTTCTACGGCATGGCGGACTCGCGGATCGGCGTCGCGGAGCTCGTCCGCGCCGACGGCGCCGGCAGCCCCGACGGCGCCGAGAGCTGACCGGGGGAGCCGACGT is a window encoding:
- a CDS encoding carbohydrate ABC transporter permease, which produces MATTTPTTAATTTGRAAADERGRVRRRVLAVSRFVVLAIGAFLALVPFYSMVIGALQDERDTSLLGMLPLPGNLTLDNFAGVNRSIDLLQSLLNSLIMTAGVVGCTLVLGLMVGYALSVLSFRGQGLVFALVLLVQAIPFQLLMVPLYVMVVRYFGLADSYLGMILPFAVNSVAVLIFRQYFLQIPRDVFDAARIDGARELRIMTSIAVPLVRPAILTAMLVTFIGPWNEFLWPFLVTKDASMQPLAVSLANFSQANSTFQANPMGAVLAGACVLAVPAVVLFLLFQRHFTSANLGSAVKG
- a CDS encoding glycosidase is translated as MNPTASVQTVPYALRRIGTIMEPEPGNPLEVEGVLNPGTARGPDGELYLFPRMVAEGNVSRIGRARVVVTDGVPTGVERQGVVLAPDEQWEHGTRNAGVEDPRITFVEPLGLHVMTYVAYGPLGPRPALAVSEDTVAWRRLGPLRFGYQPELGTDLNLFANKDVVFFPEAVPGPDGRPALALLHRPMWDLDWLRPGEGAPAPRGVEDDRPSIWIGFVDLDAVRRDLAALTSVTHASMIAAPEMPYEESKIGGGPAPIRVPEGWLVLHHGVTGADVKGFELAYGARYTAGAMLLDAADPRRILARTAEPLLVPETDDELEGTLGNVVFPTAVEQVGGRRFVFYGMADSRIGVAELVRADGAGSPDGAES